The Ovis aries strain OAR_USU_Benz2616 breed Rambouillet chromosome 6, ARS-UI_Ramb_v3.0, whole genome shotgun sequence DNA segment agaaatggacaaattcttagaaaagtacaattttccaaaactgaaccagaaagaaatagaaaatcttaacagacccatcacaagcacggaaattgaaactgtaatcagaaatcttccagcaaacaaaagcccaggtccagacggcttcacagctgaattctaccaaaaatttcaagaagagctaacacctatcctactccaactcttccagaaaattgtagaggaaggtaaacttccaaactcattctatgaggccaccatcaccctaataccaaaacctgacaaagatactacaaaaaaagaaaactacaggccaatatcactgacgaacatagatgcaaaaatcctcaacaaaattctagcaatcagaatccaacaacacattaaaaagatcatacaccatgaccaagtacgctttatcccagggatgcaagaattcttcagtatccacaaatcaatcaatgtaattcaccacattaacaaattgaaaataaaagccatatgattatctcaatagatgcagagaaggcctttgacaaaattcaacatccatttatgataaaaactctccagaaagcaggaatagaaggaacatacctcaacataataaaagctatctatgacaaacccacagcaaacattatcctcaatggtgaaaaattggaagcatttcccctaaagtcaggaacaagacaagtgtgcccactttgaccgctactattcaacatagttctggaagtgttggccacagcaatcagagcagaaaaagaaatgaaaggaatccgaactggaaaagaggaagtaaaactttcaccgtttgcagatgacatgatcctctacatagaaaaccctaaagactccaccagaaaattactagagctcatcaatgaatatagtaaagttgcaggatataaaatcaacacatagaaatcccttgcattcctatacactaataatgagaaagtagaaaaagaaagtaaggaaacattccattcaccatttcaatgaaaagaataaaatacttaggaatatatctacctaaagaaactaaagacctatatatagaaaactataaaacactgatgaaagaaatcaaacaggacactaatagatggagaaatataccatgttcatagagtggaagaatcaatatagtgaaaatgagcatactacccaaagcaatttacaaactcaatgcaatccctatcaagctaccagccatatttttcacagaactagaacaaatcatttcaagatttgtatggaaatacaaaaaacctcgaacagccaaagcaatcctgagaaagaatggaactggaggaatcaacttgcctgacttcaggctctactacaaagccacagtcatcaagacagtatggtactggcacaaagacagaaatacagatcaatggaacaaaatagaaagtccagagataaatccacacacatatggacaccttatctttgacaaaggaggcaagaatatacagtggagtaaagacaatttctttaataagtggtgctgggaatactggtcaaccacttgtaaaagaatgaaactagatcactttctaacaccacacacaaaaataaactcaaaatggattaaagatctgaatgtaagaccagaaactataaaactcctagaggagaatataggcaaaacactctccgacataaatcatagcagaatcccctatgatccacctcccagaatactggaaataaaagcaaaaataaacaaatgggatctaattaaaattaaaagcttctgcacaacaaaggaaaatataagcaaggtgaaaagacagccttctgaatgggagaaaataatagcaaatgaagcaactggcaaacaactaatctcaaaaatatacaagcaacttatgcagctcaattccagaaaaataaacgacccaatcaaaaaatgggccaaagaactaaatagacatttctccaaagaagacatacggatggctaacaaacacatgaaaagatgctcaacatcactcattattagagaagtgcaaatcaaaaccacaatgaggttcgacttcacaccagtcaggatgtctgggatccaaaaatctgcaaacaataaatgctggagagggtgtggagaaaagggaaccctcccacactgttggtgggaatgcaaactagtacagccactatggagaacagtgtggagattccttaaaaaattgcaaatggaactgccttatgacccagcactcccactgctgggcatacacaccgaggaaaccagaattgaaagagacacatgtaccccaatgttcatcgcagcactgtttataatagccaggacatggaaacaacctagatgtccatcagcagatgaatggataagaaagctggggtacatatacacaatggagtattactgagccattaaaaagaatacatttgaatcagttctgatgagatggatgaaactggagccgattatacagagtgaagtaagccagaaagaaaaacaccagtacagtatactaacacatatatatggaatttaggaagatggcaatgacgaccctgtatgcaagacaggaaaaaagacacagatgtgtataacagacttttggactcagagggagagggagagggtgggatgatttgggagaatggcattgtaacatgtgtactgtcatgtaagaatcgaatcgccagtctatgtccaaagcaggatacagcatgcttggggctggtgcatggtgatgacctagagagatgttctggggagggaggtgggaggggggttcatgtttcggaacgcatgtacacccgtggtggattcatgtcaatgtatggcaaaaccaatacagtattgtaaagtaaaataaagtaaaaataaaaaattaaaaaaaaaaaacatttgacaagtTCATATGCTGAAAGAGTAAAGTGGGCAGATGAGTATCCATATTGTTCATGGTTGCCTACAATAACTTTGTTCTCAATGCTTCTTAATCCATTAGAATTTCAATGGTTCTTCTCATTCTAATGAtttagttttcaaaatttctcCACTATCTTTAAAACGCTGACAAACCTTTTCCATAAAACCATGAAAAAAACTTAATGTGACATTCACAACCcgttatttttgtctgttttcaaaACATTGAGCAAATCTTACACCTCATTGTGCTTATGTGGAGACTCATGGCTGCCTCCCTCGCCTTCAGATGCGAACTTCCCTAGAAAGATTGgctagtaaagaaaaaaaaaaaaaatatatatatatatatatactcacgaAGGATTATTAATGACTTCCTTCAGTGCATCGAGCAAATCTCTTGTTGACATTGTTTCCAAGTCCAACCTGACAGCTGTTCCCTTGGATTTCATTCGAGCGATGTTATCAGCTTGATCAGCAAACAAAGGAGTGCCCACCATAGGGATCCCATGATAGATGGCCTCATAAACACCATTGCTTCCACCATGAGTTATAAAGGCTTTCGTTTTTGGATGGCCTAGGATTGAGTGAATTTCAGGAAGATTATTAATTATACCAGAGTAAAATGAGAAATGGGTATTATAAGGCACTGGAAGAAGCAGTATCTTTTAGATAACATTATTATGTATATTGAAAGTGCTTTTAACTTGCTTTCAGAACTCAGAGAAGAAACAGCTATGTCTGCTGAAGGGGTAAATGAAGATTTTGTGAAAGAAGAGCTGAGTCACTTGAACATCACAAATGAATCCAGGATTGGCAGGTGAACAACTTGAAAGACCATTCTGGGTGAAAGAAACCACATGTGCAAAGAAAGAGGAGGGCATGCCAGAATTTATTCACCTAAAGATATAGTGAAGTCATTTAGTTTGATAGGAATGGTGTCAGGGGAAAAGAAGGATAATGGTAGTGGCACTGGAACCAGAGGAAGGAAAAGCTAAATTTTATCATGAAGTGTGTTATTGCTTCACAAAAAtgattgtgcatttttttaaataggaaattgAGAGTCATTGGTAATGGCAGAAGAGTTCTTCTTTTTAGTAGCATTTAACATACCTCTACAGAATGGAAATGATAAGTATAAGAAAAGAATTCAGAGACAGAACAACAATCCAGGAAATTATTGAAAAGTTCACTGTGAGAAGTAATTACAGCTGAAGTAAAGATTCTGGCCGTGAGGGATGTGACTATGTAGAATAAACTGACAACTATTATgtgttctcctttttttctcatagcaaagaaaattataataaagtagtcaagttttccttttcagtgttttaataATTGCTTTGTAAGTGTGTTTCCTGTTGAAGCACTCTCACTCTGCTCAGCTGTTACTCATGTTTTCATTATTTGTTGTGACAAGTCTCACCAAGAAGGTCATTCTGGGGAAGCCATTTATACAACCGGGTGTTGGGTCCTAAGTTATCTGGTTTTTTGCCATCATATCTCCATAGCACCTgttaaaagtaaaggaaatactttattttatgaGTTGAACTTCAAAGTTATACTAATACTTTCTAAATTGACTAAGATACATATAATTACATGCCTTCCAGATGACATGTAAGGAAATGAAGAGATATTAAGTAATGGTAACTAGTAATACAAAGACATAAATAGGAATACCTACGTTTGATGTATTAATTATGTTCACATGATGGCAGAGACAGTGAGATTTTCAATGAacaattcaaatattaaaaaaaaaaactgctttgttgttgctttacagtcactaagttgtgtccaactctttgcacgccatggagtgcagcatgctcggcttccctgtccttcactatctctcagaagTTGCTCATATTCATATCCATTGATTCGGTGTTGCTATCCAAGCAacacatcctctgtcactccctttccctcctgcccttaatctttctcagcatcaaggtctttttcaatgagtcatctctttgcatcaggtggccaaaggtattggagcttcagctctagcatcagtccttccaatgaatattcaaagttaaTTAACTTAGGAATGACCAGTTAGAtcctgctgtccaggggactctcaagagtcttctccaacaccacaattcaaaagcatgaattttttggcactcagccttctttatggtccaactctcacatccatacatgactactgaaaaaccatagctttgactatatagacttgTCCAGGAAAGtgctgtctttgctttttaatgcactgtctagactagtcatagcttttctttcatggataggtggttttatttctaatacAAAAAGTCACTGGCAGATTGCACATAAGCTACATAttcatttgctttctttataTGCTAGTGCTCATTTTCAAAAGTCAatattcactgatttatttttgactgctatAAAAGAGTTTACTTATATCAAGTAGTTAAAAtgggaaattattttattagaattttacACGTTTTGATTACAAAGAAGAAAACGTATGCAGTCAATCACCTAAGATAAATATTTTggcttatttataatttattaatccccttcatagatcacagccttgtcatggtaaagtggcttgtgtaactcaatgaagctatgagccatgctctgCACGGCTACCCAAGCGCAGATGGGTCATAGCGGAGTGTTCTGACAAACTGTGGTCcaatggaggagggaatggacaactactccagtatttgtgccataagaaccacatgaacagtatggaaagacaaaatatatgacactggaagatgagttctccaggtcagaaggtgtccaatatgctgttgaggaagagtggagggcaattactaatagttccagaaagaatgaagtgactgggccaatgaagaaatgatgcttagttgtggatgtgtctggtggtgaaagtctgatgctgtaaataacataggatcctggaatgtgaggccAATGAAATCAAGGTAggtggacatggtcaagcaggatatggcaagagtaaatatcaacatcttaggaatccaTGAACTAAAATGGTCAAGTtcaatgaatttaattcagatgaccattatatctactactgtggttaagaatcccttagaagaaatggagtagcctcaCAGTTAACAAAaaggtctgaaatgcagtgcttgggtgcaatctcaaaaaccacagaatgatcttggttcatttccaaggtaaaccattcaacatcacagcaatccaagtctgtgccctaaccactaatgctgaagaagctgaagttgattgaTTTCagcaagacctacaagaccttctagaattaacagtaaaaaaaaaaaaaaaaaaaaaaaaaaacagaagaagaagaagtcttTTCATCATGGGGATAGAAATgtaaagtaagaagtcaagagacacctaggataagaggcaagtttggccttgtagTACTAAAAGAAGCAGGCAAAAGCTAACAGACTTTagttaagagaacacactggtcatagtaaacatcTTTTTCCAACAACtgatgactctatacatggacatcaccagatggtcaatactgaaatcagattaattatattctttacagccaatgatagacgctctatacagtcagcaaaacaagacctggagtgactgtggttcagatcatgagcaCCTGAgtgcaaaattcagatttgaattgaagaaagacttaaattgaaagcggggaaaaccactaagctattcaggtatgacagaaatcaaatcccatataattacacagtggaggtgatgaatagattcaagggattatatctgatatacagagtgcctgaagaactgtggatagaggagtgtaacattgtacaggaggcagcgattgaaaccatcccaaagaaaaggaaatgccagaaggcaaaatggttatctgaggaggctttataaatagttgagaaaagaaagggagtgaaagccaagggggaaaggaaaagaaagatatactcaactgaatgcagaattgcaGAGGATAGATAGGAGAGGTAAGAAGgacttcaatgaacaatgcaaagaaatagagaaatcaatgggatgtgaaagactagagatctcttcaagtaaattagagatcccaagggattatttcatgcaaagatgggcacaataaaggacagaaatggtatggacctaacagaagcagaagatattaagaagaggtggcaacaatacacagaagaactatacaaaagaggtcTTAgtaacctggataaccatgatggtgtggtcactcatctagagccacacatcttggagtgtgaagaaatTGGGACCCTAGGAAGTATCACTGAgaagaaagctagtggaatttcagctgaaatatttcaaatcctaaaagatgataccgTTGAAGTACTgctctcaatatgtcagcaaatttggaaaacataacagtggcctcaggactggaaaaggtcagttttcattccaaacccaaggatgggtaatgccaaagaatgttcaaagtactgtaAAATTATGTtcctttcacatgctagcaaggtaatactcaaaaatCATTTATCTCGGCCTGAGCagaacatgaaccaagaacttccagatgtgcaatctgggtttagaaaaggcagaggaaccacagatcaaattgccatcattcattagatcatagacaaagcaagagaattccagaaaaacatctacttctgcttcactgactatgttaacctttgactgtatggatcccaacaaactgtggaaaattcttaaagagctgggaataccagaccaccttaactgtctcctgagaaacttgtatgcaggtgaagaagcaacagttagaaccagacatgaaacaacagacttgttcaaatcgggaaaggagtacacaaaagctgtgtattgtcactctgcttacttaacttacataTGCACAGTGCCTCATGTAAAATACTGGGCTCagtgactcacaagctggaatcgagcttgctgggagaaatatcaataacctcagatatgtagaggacatcacccatatggcagaaagtgaagaggaactaaaagcctcttgatgaagtgaaagtggagagtgaaaaagttggcttcaagctcaacattcagaaaacgaagatcatggcatctggtcccatcacttcatgggaaatagatggggaaacagtggaaacagtgtcagactttatttttttgagctccaaaatcactacagatggtgactgcagccatgacattaaaagacgcttactccttggaaggaaagttatgaccaacctagacagcatattcaaaagcagagacattactttgccaacaaaggtccatctagtcaaggctatggttttccagtagtcatgtatggatgtgagagttggactgtgaagaaggctgagccccgaagaattgatgcttttgaactgtggtgatggagaagaccctagagagtcccttggactgcaaggagagccaacccgtccattctgaaggagatcagccctggacgttcattggaaggagtgatgctatagctgaaactccagtaccttggccacctcatgcgaagagttgactcattggaaaagactctgatgctgggagggattgggtgcaggaggagaaggggacgacagaggatgagatggctggatgatatcaccggcTCcagggacatgagttttagtgaactctgggagttggtgatggacagggaggcctggcgtgctgcaattcatggggtcacaaagagtcagacacaattgagtgactgatctgaactgaaagagactcttgatgtgggtgaaagaggaaagtgaaaaagctgtcttaaaactcaacattcaagacaATACgttcatgacatctggtcccatcacttcatggcaaatatatggggaaaatgtggaagctgtgacatattttattttcttgggctccaaaagcattgtggatggtgactgtagccatgaaatgaaaagacacttgcttcttgaaagaaaagctatgacaaatctagacagaatattaaaagcagagacatcattctgCCAAAagaggtccatataatcaaagctatatttttttccagtaatcatgtatggacatgagagttggataGTAAAGAAGGTTAGGTAAGGTAAGataaggtgaagtcactcagtcatatcctactctttgcggccccacagactgtggtctaccaggctcctgtatccatgggattttccaggcaagagtactggagtgggttgccatttccttctccagaggatcttcctgacccagggggtcgaacccaggtctcctgcattgtaggcatacgctttaccatctgagccacccaagaAGTCCTTAAAAAAGGTTAAGCGCTAAAgagtaatgcttttgaattgtggtgctggagaagattcttgagattcccttggactgcaaggacatcaaaccagtcattcctaaaggaaaccaatcttgaatattcattggaagtactgatgcggaagctccaatactctggccacctggtaACTGTTTGGAAAGATCTTgatctgggaaaggttgaaggcaaaaggagaagggctggcagaggatgacatggttagatagcatcactaaatcaatggacatgaatcgtGGCAAACCCTGGgtaatagtgaaggacaggggagcccagcatgctgtagtccatgggattgcaatgaTTCAgacgacttaatgactaagcaatatcagcatatttttaaaataatgttaattaGTGCTGCTGAAGAAGTATGTTCTCTTAACTTACAAATTATTAAGCCCTACttccaaaaacaatgaaaagtggAATTGTTTGACTGGAATCACTATTGCATGACTACATTTATTGTTAAAATTTAACTCCCGAGAGCATctgtatgtgtgttgtgtgctCAGAAGTCCTTCAAAGAAAAGGAACAAGTGACAAAGTGATAGGAAATGTCTAAAATCATCTCTTTACAGAGTTTCACAGACTTATTAAAGAGTTGTCCATGATTAAGGTATTGTATCTACCTTTTGTGGAATTTGAGCGAAGGCTGATGCAATCACCTCGGCTCTGTCTTCTGACATGTTACTGACCATTGACCCCAAAGAAAACACCACAATTCCATTTTCGCCAGAGCTCTGCACAAACTCTTCCATTTCCTGTGAAAAAAGAATTTGCCCCATCACAAAACagcagcaacttagcatacattaTTGAAGGGATTGCTgcaagcaaaaaagagaaaaaatcagaAATTGTCTCGAGATTAgagatttcttacaaaactattGTGGTAAGATACACATGGcataaaatttactttcttaATTGTTCCTAAGTGTATAGTATAGTAGTGTTAAGTATACTCACATTGTGCAACCAATCTCCAGATCTTTTTCATCGGACAAAACTGGAAGTCTATGACCATTACGAAACTCTACGACCATTACGAAACtctactttcctctttctctagcCTTTGGCAAGTTTCATTCTACTTTGTTTCTACAAATGAGATCAGTCTGGATACTTCTTATAAGTTGAATtgtagagtatttgtctttttctgactagttattttcacttaatgtaaggttcattcatgttgtgacatgtgtcagaatttccttttaaagGTGAGTAATGTTACATTGTTtgtatatatgatatttgtttattgcttcctctgttgatggacatttcggttGCTTAAACCTCTTGGCTCCTGTGAATAGAGCTTTCATGAATATGTTGTACAGATATCTCATTGGGATcctaatttcaattattttgaatataaatcCAGAAAAGGAATTGCTGAGCTCTATGTGTAGACAGGTTTTATATTAGAAAGTACACATTACTCTTATCACATACTATACAGTTAGCTAATAGAGTGATTTCCCTCCCTCACCCACCCCACTCTCCCAATTCTCTTGAACATATTAACTTCACATCTTGGACTTTGGCCAGTTGTACTAATAAATATTTCACagtataaaatcattaaa contains these protein-coding regions:
- the LOC114112219 gene encoding UDP-glucuronosyltransferase 2B18-like isoform X2; protein product: MGKAEMWLIRSYWDISFPRPLLPNVEFVGGLHCKPAKPLPKEMEEFVQSSGENGIVVFSLGSMVSNMSEDRAEVIASAFAQIPQKVLWRYDGKKPDNLGPNTRLYKWLPQNDLLGHPKTKAFITHGGSNGVYEAIYHGIPMVGTPLFADQADNIARMKSKGTAVRLDLETMSTRDLLDALKEVINNPSYKENVMRLSAIQHDQPMKPLDRAVFWIEFVMRHKGAKHLRPALHDLTWFQYHSLDVIGFLLACVATAIFVITKCCLFCCWKFAKTGKKGKRD